In one Streptomyces marincola genomic region, the following are encoded:
- a CDS encoding anhydro-N-acetylmuramic acid kinase has translation MLSGTSLDAVDAAVAEFAFDGHDLVLRPAGLHTEPYPARLREELAACLPPAATTFEQVCRLDTRLGQFFGRVAARANDGLARGRADLVASHGQTVYHWVAGGRARGTLQLGAAAWIAEATGLPVVSDLRTRDIAGGGQGAPLAATLDALLLLTGTDGTGRGALNLGGIANITVGDAAGGIVAYDIGPANALIDAVAAEASGGAERMDTGGARAARGTADPGLLALLLAEPYYRLPPPKSTGKELFHAGYLAGLLRRLGRRPADDDLAATVTELTARLVGAACRTHGLTELVVSGGGVRNPVLMDRVRALAAPARVVPVERFGLPGQAKEAYLFALLGFLTAHGLAGSVPSATGAAAPALLGSLTPGAGPLVLPRPRAEPPRRLRVVP, from the coding sequence ATGCTCAGCGGCACGTCGCTGGACGCCGTGGACGCCGCCGTCGCGGAGTTCGCCTTCGACGGCCATGACCTCGTCCTGCGGCCCGCGGGACTGCACACCGAGCCCTACCCGGCGCGGCTGCGGGAGGAGCTGGCGGCCTGCCTGCCGCCCGCGGCGACCACGTTCGAACAGGTCTGCCGCCTCGACACCCGGCTCGGCCAGTTCTTCGGCCGGGTCGCCGCCCGCGCCAACGACGGGCTCGCGCGCGGGCGCGCCGATCTCGTGGCCTCGCACGGCCAGACCGTCTACCACTGGGTGGCCGGCGGCCGCGCCCGCGGAACGCTCCAACTCGGCGCGGCGGCCTGGATCGCCGAGGCCACAGGACTGCCCGTGGTCTCCGACCTGCGCACCCGCGACATCGCCGGGGGCGGGCAGGGCGCGCCGCTCGCCGCGACGCTCGACGCCCTGCTCCTGCTGACCGGCACGGACGGCACGGGGCGCGGTGCGCTGAACCTCGGCGGCATCGCCAACATCACGGTCGGAGACGCCGCGGGCGGCATCGTCGCCTACGACATCGGCCCGGCGAACGCGCTGATCGACGCGGTGGCCGCGGAGGCGAGCGGGGGAGCCGAACGCATGGACACCGGCGGAGCCCGCGCCGCGCGCGGCACCGCCGACCCCGGCCTGCTCGCCCTGCTCCTCGCCGAGCCCTACTACCGGCTGCCGCCGCCGAAGTCGACCGGCAAGGAGCTGTTCCACGCCGGGTACCTCGCGGGCCTGCTGCGCCGACTCGGCCGGCGCCCGGCGGACGACGACCTGGCCGCCACCGTCACCGAGCTCACCGCGCGCCTGGTCGGGGCCGCCTGCCGCACGCACGGGCTCACCGAACTGGTCGTCTCGGGCGGCGGGGTGCGCAACCCGGTCCTGATGGACCGCGTCCGGGCGCTCGCGGCGCCCGCGCGGGTCGTTCCCGTCGAGCGGTTCGGCCTGCCGGGGCAGGCGAAGGAGGCGTACCTGTTCGCGCTGCTCGGCTTCCTCACCGCCCACGGCCTGGCCGGCTCCGTGCCCTCGGCCACCGGCGCGGCGGCGCCCGCGCTGCTCGGCTCCCTCACCCCGGGGGCCGGACCGCTGGTGCTGCCCCGGCCGCGCGCCGAGCCGCCGCGGCGACTGCGCGTGGTGCCCTGA
- the metG gene encoding methionine--tRNA ligase, producing MARHLITSALPYINGIKHLGNMVGSMLPADVYARYLRGRGHDVLYICATDEHGTPAELAAKAAGLPVAEFCARQHEAQKAVYDGFGLRFDHFGRTSSAQNIEITQHFARRLHENGFIEERSTRQVYSLADGRFLPDRYIVGTCPYCGYEAARGDQCENCTRVLDPTDLLEARSAVSGSTELEVRETTHLFLLQSKLEREVEAFVDAAGEEWPTLSSSIARKWLTEGLHDRAITRDLEWGVPVPADVWPELAAEGKVFYVWFDAPIGYIGATKEWADAAGAGEERDWRAWWYDADASVRYTEFMAKDNVPFHTVMFPATQLGTREPWKKVDVVKSFNWLTYYGGKFSTSQNRGIFADAALDVLPADYWRYFLIAGAPESDDASFSWELFASVVNKDLADTLGNFVNRVLTFSRKRFGDQVPAGHAAGEAEERLGAEIARLLAEYEEHLSALQFRKAAFALRALWSAGNSYLEEKAPWQQIKTDQDAAALTLRTAMNLIDLYAVVSAPVIPFTCETLRSVFATGAGGDGERTDGWVTAEAARSLDSVPAGTDFTVPPVLFAKITDDDLEGFRQRFGGEAG from the coding sequence ATGGCCCGACACCTCATCACCAGTGCGCTGCCCTACATCAACGGGATCAAGCACCTGGGGAACATGGTGGGCTCGATGCTCCCCGCCGACGTGTACGCGCGCTACCTGCGCGGGCGCGGTCACGACGTGCTGTACATCTGCGCGACGGACGAGCACGGCACGCCCGCCGAGCTGGCCGCCAAGGCGGCCGGTCTGCCCGTCGCGGAGTTCTGCGCGCGGCAGCACGAGGCGCAGAAGGCCGTGTACGACGGGTTCGGCCTGCGTTTCGACCACTTCGGCCGGACCTCGTCCGCGCAGAACATCGAGATCACGCAGCACTTCGCGCGCCGGCTCCACGAGAACGGGTTCATCGAGGAGCGCTCCACGCGCCAGGTGTACTCGCTCGCCGACGGCCGCTTCCTGCCCGACCGCTACATCGTGGGCACGTGCCCGTACTGCGGCTACGAGGCGGCGCGCGGCGACCAGTGCGAGAACTGCACCCGCGTGCTCGACCCGACGGATCTGCTGGAGGCGCGCTCCGCGGTGAGCGGCAGCACCGAGCTTGAGGTGCGGGAGACCACGCACCTGTTCCTCCTCCAGTCGAAGCTGGAGCGCGAGGTGGAGGCGTTCGTGGACGCCGCGGGCGAGGAGTGGCCGACGCTGTCCTCCTCGATCGCGCGCAAGTGGCTGACCGAGGGCCTGCACGACCGGGCGATCACGCGCGACCTGGAGTGGGGCGTGCCGGTCCCCGCGGACGTGTGGCCCGAGCTCGCGGCCGAGGGCAAGGTGTTCTACGTGTGGTTCGACGCCCCGATCGGCTACATCGGCGCCACCAAGGAGTGGGCGGACGCGGCCGGCGCGGGCGAGGAGCGGGACTGGCGCGCGTGGTGGTACGACGCGGACGCGTCCGTGCGGTACACGGAGTTCATGGCCAAGGACAACGTGCCGTTCCACACGGTGATGTTCCCCGCCACCCAGCTGGGCACCCGGGAGCCGTGGAAGAAGGTCGACGTCGTCAAGTCGTTCAACTGGCTGACGTACTACGGCGGCAAGTTCTCCACCTCGCAGAACCGGGGCATCTTCGCCGACGCGGCGCTCGACGTGCTGCCGGCCGACTACTGGCGGTACTTCCTGATCGCGGGGGCGCCCGAGTCGGACGACGCGTCGTTCTCCTGGGAGCTGTTCGCGTCCGTCGTCAACAAGGACCTGGCCGACACCCTGGGCAACTTCGTCAACCGGGTGCTGACGTTCTCGCGCAAGCGCTTCGGCGACCAGGTGCCCGCGGGGCACGCGGCCGGCGAGGCCGAGGAGCGGCTCGGTGCGGAGATCGCCCGGCTGCTCGCCGAGTACGAGGAGCACCTGTCGGCGCTCCAGTTCCGCAAGGCGGCGTTCGCGCTGCGCGCGCTGTGGAGCGCGGGCAACTCCTACCTGGAGGAGAAGGCGCCCTGGCAGCAGATCAAGACCGACCAGGACGCCGCCGCGCTCACGCTGCGCACCGCGATGAACCTGATCGACCTCTACGCGGTGGTCTCCGCGCCGGTCATCCCGTTCACCTGCGAGACGCTGCGCTCGGTGTTCGCCACGGGCGCGGGAGGGGACGGGGAGCGCACGGACGGCTGGGTGACGGCGGAGGCCGCGCGTTCGCTGGACAGCGTGCCGGCCGGGACGGACTTCACGGTGCCCCCGGTGCTGTTCGCCAAGATCACCGATGACGACCTTGAGGGCTTCAGGCAGCGCTTCGGCGGCGAAGCCGGCTGA
- the hpnD gene encoding presqualene diphosphate synthase HpnD — MTTRSPLPPAVVAAYRYCESIAEQHARNFSYGARLVPAPKRRALTAVYAFARRVDDIGDGDLAPEAKEERLAAGRAMLARVRDGAVPEDDTDPVAVALAHAGRRFPIPLDALDELIDGVLMDVRGHTYETWEDLRLYCTRVAGTIGRLSLGVFGVRPGAPGTERAEEYADTLGLALQLTNILRDVREDAERGRVYLPAEDLRKFGCPEGPDVVAPGRDADFTGLIRFEVRRARELFVRGSRLLPLLDRRSGACVTTMAGIYHRLLDRIEAEPRAVLRGRVTLPAGHKALVAARGLTGLDARRAARREPL; from the coding sequence GTGACCACCCGTTCACCCCTGCCTCCTGCCGTCGTCGCCGCCTACCGGTACTGCGAGAGCATCGCCGAGCAGCACGCGCGGAACTTCAGCTACGGCGCCCGCCTCGTGCCCGCGCCCAAGCGGCGGGCCCTCACGGCGGTGTACGCCTTCGCCCGCCGCGTCGACGACATCGGCGACGGCGACCTGGCACCCGAGGCCAAGGAGGAACGGCTCGCCGCGGGCCGCGCCATGCTGGCCCGGGTCCGCGACGGCGCGGTGCCCGAGGACGACACCGACCCCGTCGCGGTCGCCCTCGCGCACGCGGGCCGCCGCTTCCCCATCCCGCTCGACGCGCTCGACGAGCTGATCGACGGCGTCCTGATGGACGTGCGCGGCCACACCTACGAGACGTGGGAGGACCTGCGGCTCTACTGCACCCGCGTGGCCGGCACCATCGGCCGCCTCTCCCTGGGCGTCTTCGGCGTCAGGCCCGGCGCGCCCGGCACGGAACGCGCCGAGGAGTACGCCGACACCCTGGGCCTGGCCCTCCAGCTCACGAACATCCTTCGCGACGTCCGCGAGGACGCCGAGCGCGGTCGCGTCTACCTGCCCGCCGAGGACCTGCGGAAGTTCGGCTGCCCCGAGGGGCCCGACGTGGTCGCCCCCGGCCGGGACGCCGACTTCACCGGGCTGATCCGCTTCGAGGTCCGCAGGGCCCGCGAGCTGTTCGTCCGGGGCTCCCGGCTGCTGCCCCTGCTCGACCGCCGCTCCGGCGCCTGCGTCACCACCATGGCCGGCATCTACCACCGGCTCCTGGACCGCATCGAGGCCGAGCCGCGCGCCGTGCTGCGCGGTCGCGTCACCCTGCCCGCGGGCCACAAGGCACTCGTCGCCGCCCGCGGCCTCACCGGCCTCGACGCACGCCGCGCCGCCCGGCGGGAGCCGCTGTGA
- the hpnE gene encoding hydroxysqualene dehydroxylase HpnE, giving the protein MTSTRRPGHTIVIGGGLAGTTAALALADAGRAVTLVESRPRLGGLAFSFRRDSPAGPLTVDNGQHVYLRCCTAYRGFLQRVGAAALAPLQPRLDVPVLDAATGRLGRIRRTGLPVPLHLAGSLARYPHLSPGERAAAARATLALRALDPDDPRLDRQDFAAWLRRHGQTDRAVAALWDLIGVATLNARAGDVSLGLAAMVFRTGLLTAPGAADLGIPRAPLGELHDTRARAALDRAGVTTLLSTRARRLAPARGGGWHVTVAAPRGLPRAAHELTADSVVLAAPHDVAARLLPAGAMTDPGGLRHIGTAPILNVHVVYDRQVLRRPFLAALGSPVQWIFDRGGPAGLGAPGPGRPQYLALSQSAAGEEIQLPTDVLRKRYLPELARLLPRAARARVTDFFVTRERAATFAPAPGVGRLRPGPRTRAAGLYLAGAWTATGWPATMEGAVRSGHAAARAVLAGGPAPEHTTAEESA; this is encoded by the coding sequence GTGACCAGCACGCGGCGCCCCGGGCACACCATCGTGATCGGGGGCGGCCTCGCCGGTACCACCGCGGCGCTCGCGCTCGCCGACGCCGGGCGGGCCGTCACGCTGGTCGAGTCACGGCCGCGGCTGGGCGGGCTCGCGTTCTCCTTCCGCCGCGACTCGCCGGCCGGACCGCTCACCGTCGACAACGGCCAGCACGTCTACCTGCGCTGCTGCACCGCCTACCGCGGCTTCCTCCAGCGGGTGGGGGCCGCCGCGCTCGCCCCGCTGCAACCGCGCCTCGACGTGCCCGTGCTCGACGCCGCCACCGGCCGCCTCGGCCGCATCCGGCGCACCGGGCTGCCCGTTCCGCTGCACCTGGCCGGCAGCCTCGCCCGCTACCCGCACCTCTCCCCGGGGGAACGCGCCGCCGCGGCCCGCGCCACGCTCGCGCTGCGCGCCCTCGACCCGGACGACCCGCGGCTGGACCGGCAGGACTTCGCGGCCTGGCTGCGCCGGCACGGCCAGACCGACCGCGCCGTGGCCGCGCTGTGGGACCTCATCGGCGTCGCGACCCTCAACGCCCGCGCCGGCGACGTCTCGCTCGGTCTTGCCGCGATGGTCTTCCGCACCGGCCTGCTCACCGCGCCGGGCGCGGCCGACCTCGGCATCCCGCGGGCACCGCTCGGCGAGCTGCACGACACCAGGGCCAGGGCCGCCCTGGACCGGGCGGGCGTCACGACCCTGCTGAGCACGCGCGCCCGCCGCCTCGCCCCCGCCCGCGGCGGCGGCTGGCACGTCACCGTCGCCGCGCCGCGCGGCCTGCCGCGGGCCGCGCACGAGCTGACGGCCGACTCCGTCGTGCTGGCCGCGCCCCACGACGTCGCCGCCCGCCTGCTGCCCGCGGGCGCCATGACCGACCCGGGCGGCCTGCGGCACATCGGCACCGCGCCGATCCTCAACGTCCATGTCGTCTACGACCGGCAGGTCCTGCGCCGCCCGTTCCTCGCCGCGCTCGGCAGCCCCGTGCAGTGGATCTTCGACCGCGGCGGCCCCGCGGGGCTCGGCGCGCCGGGGCCCGGGCGGCCCCAGTACCTCGCGCTGTCGCAGTCGGCGGCGGGCGAGGAGATCCAGCTGCCCACGGACGTGCTGCGCAAGCGCTACCTGCCGGAACTGGCCAGGCTGCTGCCGCGTGCGGCGCGGGCGCGGGTCACCGATTTCTTCGTCACCCGGGAGCGCGCCGCCACCTTCGCGCCGGCCCCCGGGGTCGGGCGGCTGCGGCCCGGGCCGCGGACCCGGGCCGCCGGCCTCTACCTGGCCGGCGCGTGGACGGCCACGGGGTGGCCCGCGACGATGGAGGGCGCCGTCCGCAGCGGCCACGCGGCGGCCAGGGCGGTGCTCGCCGGCGGCCCGGCCCCCGAACACACCACTGCTGAGGAGAGCGCGTGA
- a CDS encoding alpha-ketoglutarate-dependent dioxygenase AlkB translates to MDEDTLFPRERVEIAPGAVHLPGWLGRERSADLLAACRAWALPPAGLRTVLMPNGGRMSVEQVSLGWHWYPYGYARTVVDGDGAPVKPFPAWLGAWAARAVADAGPGVDAAAYAPAALPFDIALVNFYGPDARMGMHRDSDERVSAPVVSFSLGDTCVFRFGTPEGRGRPWQDIELRSGDAFVFGGPSRLAYHGVPRTRPGSAPAGLGLSGRLNVTVRVSGFGAPEDGVPQA, encoded by the coding sequence ATGGACGAAGACACGCTGTTCCCGCGGGAACGGGTCGAGATCGCCCCGGGCGCCGTGCACCTCCCCGGCTGGCTCGGCCGGGAGCGCTCCGCGGACCTGCTCGCCGCCTGCCGCGCGTGGGCCCTGCCGCCCGCCGGGCTGCGCACGGTCCTCATGCCGAACGGCGGCCGGATGTCCGTCGAGCAGGTCAGTCTCGGCTGGCACTGGTACCCCTACGGCTACGCCCGCACCGTCGTCGACGGCGACGGCGCGCCGGTCAAGCCGTTCCCCGCCTGGCTCGGCGCCTGGGCCGCGCGGGCGGTCGCCGACGCGGGCCCGGGCGTGGACGCCGCCGCGTACGCCCCCGCCGCCCTCCCGTTCGACATCGCCCTCGTCAACTTCTACGGCCCGGACGCCCGGATGGGCATGCACCGCGACAGCGACGAACGGGTGTCGGCGCCCGTGGTGTCCTTCAGCCTCGGCGACACGTGCGTCTTCCGGTTCGGCACCCCCGAGGGGCGCGGCCGCCCGTGGCAGGACATCGAGCTGCGCAGCGGCGACGCGTTCGTCTTCGGCGGGCCGTCCCGGCTCGCCTACCACGGCGTGCCGCGCACCCGGCCGGGCAGCGCGCCGGCCGGCCTCGGGCTCAGCGGCAGGCTCAACGTCACTGTGCGTGTCTCCGGATTCGGCGCCCCGGAGGACGGGGTCCCCCAGGCGTGA
- a CDS encoding polyprenyl synthetase family protein, producing MNQPAHTDGAVPALLERGRALAAPALREAVGRLAPPMNTVAAYHFGWIDADGRPAASDSGKAIRPALALLSAEAAGAAPETGVPGAVAVELVHNFSLLHDDLMDGDEQRRHRDTVWKVHGPAQAILVGDALFALANEVILAPGTAGAARAARRLAAASRRLVDGQAQDIAFEHREHVTVAECLEMEGNKTGALLACAASIGAILGGADDALAESLELYGQHLGLAFQAVDDLLGIWGDPRSTGKRTWSDLRQRKKSLPVVAAQAARGPAAERLTALLTADAKKTQEEFDDFDEAEFATRAALIEEAGGRVWTEGEARRQYDAAVAALHRVDVPAPVRERLTALADFVVVRQK from the coding sequence GTGAACCAGCCAGCCCATACGGACGGCGCCGTACCGGCGCTGCTGGAACGCGGGCGGGCCCTGGCCGCGCCCGCCCTGCGGGAGGCCGTCGGCCGGCTCGCCCCGCCGATGAACACCGTCGCCGCCTACCACTTCGGCTGGATCGACGCCGACGGCAGGCCCGCCGCGAGCGACAGCGGCAAGGCCATCAGGCCCGCGCTCGCCCTGCTGTCCGCGGAGGCCGCGGGCGCCGCGCCCGAGACCGGCGTGCCCGGCGCCGTCGCGGTCGAACTGGTGCACAACTTCTCGTTGCTGCACGACGACCTCATGGACGGCGACGAGCAGCGCAGACACCGCGACACCGTGTGGAAGGTGCACGGCCCCGCGCAGGCCATCCTGGTCGGCGACGCCCTCTTCGCGCTGGCCAACGAGGTGATCCTCGCCCCCGGCACCGCCGGCGCCGCCCGCGCGGCCCGGCGGCTCGCCGCGGCCAGCCGCCGGCTCGTCGACGGCCAGGCCCAGGACATCGCCTTCGAGCACAGGGAGCACGTCACCGTCGCCGAGTGCCTGGAGATGGAGGGCAACAAGACCGGCGCGCTGCTGGCCTGCGCCGCCTCCATCGGCGCCATCCTGGGCGGCGCCGACGACGCCCTGGCCGAGAGCCTCGAACTGTACGGCCAGCACCTCGGCCTGGCCTTCCAGGCCGTCGACGACCTGCTCGGCATCTGGGGCGACCCGCGCAGCACGGGCAAGCGCACCTGGAGCGACCTGCGGCAGCGCAAGAAGTCGCTGCCCGTGGTGGCGGCGCAGGCCGCGCGGGGCCCGGCGGCCGAACGGCTGACGGCGCTGCTCACGGCCGACGCGAAGAAGACGCAGGAGGAGTTCGACGACTTCGACGAGGCGGAGTTCGCCACCCGCGCGGCGCTGATCGAGGAGGCCGGCGGCCGGGTCTGGACCGAGGGCGAGGCGCGCCGCCAGTACGACGCGGCCGTCGCCGCCCTGCACCGCGTCGACGTGCCCGCCCCCGTCAGGGAGCGGCTGACCGCGCTCGCCGACTTCGTCGTGGTCCGCCAGAAGTGA
- a CDS encoding sensor histidine kinase, producing the protein MPEQPRHGAGAPRHSRLAFGEPGGGEPGTRRRLLRLAVLPAVLVAVIATAALVYVLARGGPGTGRGSCPVWTVLATALVLVCAVVAGAAIRAAGEARAHGARLTGLRRQAARGRVELQALLVKVERGERIKPPEGPAPAEPAEDQLDQLRHEIEAAQHAAESAVFQASSLVRGGEDERVEVFVSLARRLQSFVHRQIEYLEELEEEVEDPELLKGLFHVDHLATRVRRHAENLAVLGGAVPRRQWSRPVGMSEVLRSCVAEVEHYSRVKLVPPIEGSVRGHAVADVIHLLAELVENATEFSAPQTQVLLRVQRVAAGIAIEVEDRGLGMTPAEQVRMNAVLAGAERADVTDLLEDGRVGLFVVATLARRHDIVVQLQSNVYGGVQAVLMLPSDLLGDDSDAGHVRGRAIRAIEAAPRDGLPRAPLTRRPSLVPGPGGDEEDPAPGLIAASPGPAGRPEDAEA; encoded by the coding sequence ATGCCTGAGCAGCCACGCCACGGGGCAGGCGCGCCCCGCCACAGTCGGCTGGCCTTCGGCGAGCCGGGCGGCGGGGAGCCGGGAACCAGACGCCGCCTGCTGCGCCTGGCCGTGCTCCCCGCCGTGCTGGTCGCCGTGATCGCGACCGCGGCCCTCGTCTACGTGCTGGCCCGGGGCGGCCCGGGGACCGGGCGGGGCAGCTGCCCCGTCTGGACGGTGCTCGCCACGGCCCTGGTGCTGGTCTGCGCCGTCGTCGCCGGAGCGGCGATCCGCGCCGCCGGCGAGGCACGGGCCCACGGCGCGCGGCTGACCGGCCTGCGCCGCCAGGCGGCCCGCGGACGTGTGGAACTCCAGGCGCTGCTGGTCAAGGTGGAGCGCGGCGAACGCATCAAGCCGCCGGAGGGCCCGGCCCCCGCGGAGCCCGCCGAGGACCAGCTCGATCAGCTGCGGCACGAGATCGAGGCCGCGCAGCACGCCGCCGAGTCCGCCGTCTTCCAAGCATCGTCCCTGGTCAGAGGCGGGGAGGACGAGCGCGTCGAGGTGTTCGTCAGCCTGGCGCGGCGGTTGCAGTCGTTCGTGCACCGGCAGATCGAGTACCTGGAGGAGCTGGAGGAGGAGGTCGAGGACCCGGAACTGCTGAAAGGCCTCTTCCACGTCGACCACCTGGCCACCCGCGTGCGCCGGCACGCCGAGAATCTCGCCGTGCTCGGCGGCGCGGTGCCGCGCCGCCAGTGGAGCCGCCCGGTCGGGATGTCGGAGGTGCTGCGTTCCTGCGTCGCCGAGGTCGAGCACTACTCCCGGGTCAAGCTGGTGCCACCGATCGAGGGCAGTGTGCGCGGTCACGCCGTCGCCGACGTCATCCACCTGCTGGCCGAACTGGTCGAGAACGCCACGGAGTTCTCGGCCCCGCAGACCCAGGTGCTCCTGCGCGTGCAGCGCGTCGCCGCCGGGATCGCCATCGAGGTCGAGGACCGGGGCCTGGGCATGACCCCGGCGGAGCAGGTGCGGATGAACGCGGTGCTGGCGGGCGCCGAGCGGGCCGACGTGACCGACCTGCTTGAGGACGGCCGGGTGGGCCTGTTCGTCGTCGCCACCCTCGCGCGGCGCCACGACATCGTCGTGCAGCTCCAGAGCAACGTCTACGGCGGCGTGCAGGCCGTTCTCATGCTGCCGTCCGACCTGCTGGGCGACGACTCCGATGCCGGCCACGTGCGGGGGCGTGCCATCCGGGCGATCGAGGCGGCACCGCGGGACGGCCTGCCGCGCGCGCCCCTGACGCGCCGTCCTTCGCTGGTGCCGGGGCCGGGCGGGGACGAGGAGGACCCGGCCCCCGGGCTGATCGCCGCGTCGCCCGGGCCCGCGGGACGGCCGGAGGACGCCGAGGCCTGA
- the hpnC gene encoding squalene synthase HpnC has protein sequence MTAEHSDAGPDGGRAVLAKAAHENFPVAPRFLPAAWREDLMALYGFARLVDDIGDGDLAPGGADAAHLGVDPAGAADRLLLLDAVEADLRRVFASATGGTPPRHPLLRELIPTVRRSGLAPGPFLDLIEANRVDQRVRRYATYADLLGYCELSANPVGRLVLAVTGTATPERIRRSDAVCTALQLIEHLQDVAEDLARDRIYLPADVMDRFFVTEADLAAPTANASVRTLVAYLTDRARRLLEEGAPLMSGVSGRLRLLLAGFIGGGHAAARAIEDAGYDVLAGPPRASKGGLLYAAATTLRRGT, from the coding sequence CTGACGGCCGAGCACAGCGACGCCGGGCCGGACGGCGGCCGAGCCGTCCTGGCCAAGGCCGCGCACGAGAACTTCCCTGTGGCGCCCCGCTTCCTGCCGGCGGCCTGGCGCGAGGACCTGATGGCCCTCTACGGCTTCGCCCGCCTCGTCGACGACATCGGCGACGGCGACCTGGCCCCGGGCGGCGCCGACGCGGCGCACCTGGGCGTCGACCCGGCGGGCGCCGCGGACCGCCTGCTCCTGCTCGACGCCGTCGAGGCCGACCTCCGCCGCGTCTTCGCCAGCGCCACCGGCGGCACCCCGCCCCGGCACCCGCTGCTGCGCGAACTGATCCCCACCGTGCGGCGCTCCGGGCTCGCCCCCGGGCCGTTCCTCGACCTCATCGAGGCCAACCGCGTCGACCAGCGCGTCCGCCGCTACGCCACGTACGCGGACCTCCTCGGCTACTGCGAACTCTCCGCCAACCCCGTCGGCCGCCTCGTGCTGGCCGTCACCGGCACCGCCACGCCCGAGCGGATCCGCCGCTCCGACGCCGTGTGCACCGCGCTCCAGCTGATCGAGCACCTCCAGGACGTCGCGGAGGACCTCGCGAGGGACCGGATCTACCTTCCCGCCGATGTCATGGACCGCTTCTTTGTGACCGAAGCCGACCTCGCCGCGCCCACCGCGAACGCTTCCGTGCGCACCCTGGTGGCATACCTGACCGACCGGGCACGTAGGCTGCTCGAAGAGGGCGCGCCCCTGATGTCCGGAGTGTCCGGGCGGCTGCGATTGCTGCTCGCCGGGTTCATCGGCGGCGGCCACGCCGCCGCGCGGGCCATCGAGGACGCCGGGTACGACGTCCTGGCCGGGCCACCGCGGGCGTCCAAGGGCGGACTGCTGTACGCGGCGGCCACGACACTGCGAAGAGGAACGTGA